TATGTGTGTCGCGCAGGTAAACATTCACTCCGCTTACCTTCAGCGTCTGGCCAAGCGATTCGACGTTGACTGTGAAGAAACCTTTTTCAATGCCTATTTTTCCCATTTTGATCTCAGTCGGTATTTCGCGGATATCAAAAGGTTTTGCGGGTTCTTTGTTTTTCTTTTCGGCGGCTTTTTTCGCCGCGGCCTTTTTATCTTCTTCTTTTTTGGCGGCAGCTTCTTCTGCTTCTTTTGCCAGTTCTTCTTTGGTCTTGGGTTTCAGCAGCAGCGGCTGCAGGTTATTGCCACCGTTTTTGCCGAGCACGATATGCGCCACCGGCTCAGTGAAGAGCAGCGATTTAAGTTCGAATTTCTTACCGAATGAAGTGATGAGCGCGCCGATCGCGACCTGAAAATTGAATTTTTTGAAGCCAATTACCTCGCCTTTCATCGGCGTGCGTTCTGCCATGGGCTTAGCGACCTCTGCGTCACGGTAGCCAATCTTGAAGCCGTCGATCGTGATGCCCGAAAAAGCAGCCCAAATCGGCACCGAGATGTCTTGAATTTCGACGCGGCCGTTGATATTCTCTTCAATCTTTGTGGCGACAAAGTCTTTCGTGACCACTGCCTTGATGGCGATGAAACCACCGACCATCACGACGACGATCAGTATGCCTAGCCCTATCAGGCATTTCTTCAGAATCTTGAGTGCTTTTTTCATAGGGGGAGATAGTCTCACCCTCAACACGCCGGTCAATCTTTTTCTTCAGCGATTGCATCTTGCCGAAAGACTTCGGCGAGCTGCAGACCTGCCTGGTTCGAATAATCGACAAAAAGCTTCTCATTGTCACGGTATTTCCTCTGCGCATGCAGCATCTCTTCGTCGTGTTTGCGAAAGGTGCGCACCATCTGGTCTGCGCGTTTTTCACTGAAGCCGAGCTCGCGCAGCATCACATGCGCTGTTTCTAAACTCGAAGCAAGAGTTTCGCGCCGCAGATCGTCGACCCCAACGTCGATAAGCTCATGTGCATGCGCGCGGTTGCGTGCGCGCGCGATCAGCTTCAGATGCGGAAAGTGCTGCTTGACAATTCGGGCAATTTCGACCGACGCTTCTATATCGTCGACCGCCAGCACGAATATTTTGGCATTGGCGGCCCCGGCCGCCTCGAGCAGATCGAGCCGGCTCGCATCGCCATAATAGACCTTGCTGCCAAATTTGCGCACGGTCTGCACCTGCTCGTAATCGACCTCGAGCGCCGTAAAATCGATTTCGTTAAGCCTCAGCATGCGGCCGATAATCTGGCCGTAACGACCGAACCCCGCCAGAATTACCGGGCTGCCTTCATTCGGCACTTCATCAAATTTCCAAGGCGAAGCGGCGAACCTGGAGCGCAGAAAGCGCTGGTTGAACGCAAACACGAACGGCGTGGCTACAAGACTCACCGCCACCACAACGTTAGCCAGCGCTGCGGTCTCAGGCGTGAAGAGGTTCTTGCCTGCAGCCAGCTTAAAAAGTACGAAAGCAAACTCGCCGCCCTGGCAGATCAAAAAAGCGATATTGCGCGACGCCTCTTTGTCGTAGCGAAAGAGCTGCCCTGCCCCATAGATCGCAACGACTTTAATTGCCATGAGCGCTGCAACTGCAGCGAATACCAAAAGGGGTTGGTTGAGCAGCAGCGAGAAGTCGATGCTCATGCCAACAGCCATGAAAAACAGGCCCAGCAATAAACCTTTGAAGGGTTCGATACTCGCCTCAAGTTCGTGGCGGTATTCTGATTCTGAGAGTAATACGCCCGCGACGAACGTGCCGAACGCCATCGAGAAGCCCGCATGCTCCATGAGAGCAGCGACAGAAAAAACCATGAGCAGCGAGGCCGCTGTGAAGAGCTCTCGACTTTCAGCGCGCACGATGACACGAAAAAAAGGCCGCACGAGGTATTTGCCGCCGACAAGCACCGCGGCAAGCGCGCCGAGCCCCGCGAGAAACCCCGGCGAACTATGGCCTGGCGTGGCAGGCGCCGTGGTCAAAAACGGAATTGCGACCAAAACGGGTATTACCGCGATATCCTGAAACAGTAAGACTGCAAAGGCTGCCCGACCATAGCTTGTATTGAGCTCGTGTTTTTCGCGCAGCAGCTGCAACGCAAACGCTGTCGAAGACAAGGCAGACCCGAACGATAAAATCGCCAACGCGCTGCCGCTCACGCCGTAGGCGAGAAGTGCGCCCCCAATACCCAGCATGCAAAAAATGATCTGCATGAGCCCGAACCCGAAGATGTCGCGCCGCATGTTCCATAAGCGCCCGGGACGTAGCTCTAACCCGATAATAAAGAGCAGAAGCACAACGCCAAATTCAGACAGCGTCAGAATATCGGAGACGTTCCAGATCAGCTTGAGGCCCGATGGCCCGATGACTGCGCCGGCGATCAGGTAGCCCAGAATGCTGCCCAGCCCGAGTCGCGTCGCGAGCGGCACCGCAACGACAGCGGCCGCCATAAAGAGCAGCATGTTTGAAAGTACAGAGTGTGAATCCATAATGTGAATGCGCTTAAGTTAAGCGGTCATACGTTTCGCGCATCAGGGACTCAACGTGTTGCGTCAACTTCTGCGCATCTTGTCGCTGCATACCGCCGGTCGCGATCGGCGGCAGCACTCGCGCCTTCAGCGTGCCGCTACGCATTTTGCCGCTTGCCTTGTCGTAGAGGCGCTTATACGACTCTATCACGACCGGCACCACAGGAACCTGCGCGTCGATTGCCATCACAAACCCACCCTTTTTGAACGGGAGAAATCCTACCTGATCGCGATTACGCGACCCTTCGGGAAAAATCGCGATGGAAACCCGGCGCGTTGTAATCGCTTCGACCCCGGCATCGAGTTGGCCGCGCGCCTGTTTGCCGTCACCCCGCTTAATCAGCACGTTTCCGCCGAGGTAAAAGGCCCAGCCAATGAAGGGAATATAAGCAACTTCTTTCTTACCAATGATCGCCAACCGCGGAATCTTCATCAACCCGAGCGGAAGGCCATCGAGCGAGCTCTGGTGGTTGAAAACATAGACCGCAGGCTCAACCTGAATATTTTCGCGGCCCAAAATGTCGAAGCGCCAGCCGCTGATCAGCTCGCCGACGCGCGCGTAAAAATACATCAACTGCGAAGTGGCAGCATTGTCTCTGAACCTGATCAGCAGGTAAGGCAGCGAGACGGCCGTCAGAAACATCAGCCAGAAATTGGTGAGGTACGCGCGCCACATTGCGTGAGCAGATTACGGCGCTCGCGAAGCCTGTCAATCGCAAGGCCGTACCGGCGCTGCATGAAACACTTGCTGTCACGACTAAACGATCGGGCCATGCCCCCATGGCTCAGGCACACCAGCTGATTGACGTGCGCAAGAACGGTGCTTTCATTTTCAATGATATACTGCTGATCGATTACCGCCAGCAAAATCTGGTGCAGCTGCTGCAAGAAATCGCGACGCAGCGCACGCACCTCGAGCATATGATGAAACGCTATCTGCGCGAAGATGAGCGCATGCTCGGCCAGGAAAAGGCGAATGTCGCCAATGCGCTGCACATGATTATCCGCAACCTCGCCGCGCTCTATTTGCGGGTTTATGACCCCGAATTTGCTGCTGCATTCGGCGACGGGCTTGAGGTGAGCGAAGGCAAAGACGGCTTTCTCGTGAAGGGCAAGATGGATGTTGAAGAGGTGAACATTCATTTTTCTGTGTCGAAGTGGGCGACGGATTACCTCGACAAGTCAGTGCACGAGCTCATCGATGCATTTCAAGAGGCGGCGCGCGACCGCAAGATCACTCTTGAAGAGAAAGTACTGCTGATCAACAAGATCCGCACTATTCTGCTGCAGTGCATTCAATCTTTCTACCTGATCAGAACCGGCGCGGTCTTTAGGTGACTCCTGAGCTGGAAATCACAGGAGTGATTTCCAGCTCAGGACCCCAAATGAGAGTTGACAACCTGATTTTCGGCGGCAGCGTGCCTGAGAGCAGTGGCTGTTGCTACTGCTTTTTTTATGCCCTGATCTGCGATCGCCTGTGCGGCGCACAATAAAGCAGGGTATAGGCCAAGCGGAAACATTCTGCAGCGCTAAAGGGGATATCGAATGAGCGAAACCGAAACAGTACAAGAGACAAAACCCGCGGGTGAAGCAGAAACTCTTGAAGCACGCATTCAAAGCCAGTTCAACGAAGAAAAATGGACACGCCTGTCGGCGAAAGACGTCAGCATTTCACGCTTTAAAATTCTCGAACAGATTTTAGACGAAGTTAAGAAACAAGGCAAACACGACCTTTTGCGCAGTGAGTCGCTTAACCACCTCGGTGAGTATGAGTCGTCGATTGCGGCGCACTACTTCATCGGCATGATGGCACTCGAAAAGAATATTCCCGACGAAATTGTGCACCTCAAGACCCTGCTCGACCAATTTCAAGAGGCGTCGAAATGGGCGGTTGTCGATTATCTTTCAGAAAAGATGCTCGCGGTCACCAAGACTCGCACAATTCTGCGCGCGCGCGCCAATGCCCTCGAAAAACTCGGCAAGCATAAAGAGGCGATTCCCGTTCTCGAGCAACTTGCCGTGCTCGACCGCAAAAACCCTGACATCGCCCTGAAATACGCGGATGCAATCATCAACGAAGACCTCGAGAAGGGCCTGCAGTTCTACAAACAGGCGGCTGAAGCGTTTGCGCGCAACCTGCAGTTCGAAAAGCTGAAAACCACCTGGAACCGGCTCATCGAGCTTCTGCCAGACGATTTCAATTTCTACAAGAAAATTGAGCGTATCCTTACCGGCCACCGCCAGCGTGAGATGATCGCCGAACTTTATGTTCTGCTCGCCAACTACTTCATAAAGAAAGAAGACCATGACAAGGTCATGCTGCTCAGTAAAAAAATTCTCGAATACAACCCGAATTTTGCCCGTTTCAAGAACGAACTGATACGCACCTACCGCGAAAAATACAAGTCGCATTCGCTGCTTGAGGATTTCATAAAGTACTCGGGTCTGACCGACACACGCAAGAGCCTGCAGTCATCGATTCTGAATTTTGAAACCAACATCGTTTTCGATAAAGGCAACTACGTCTTTCACCGCAGCTGGGGTGTCGGCAAAATAACCGAACTCAATACCGCTGAGATGGTCATCGACTTCAAAGACAAAAAAGCCCACAAGATGGATATCCAGATGGCGCTGAAATCTCTGAAGCCACTGCGCGAAGAGCACTTCTGGGTGATGCAGTTCGAGAAGCCAGAAGAGATGACAAAGCTCTTTAAAGAAGATATTACTGCTTTCTTCAAGATATTGCTGCAATCATTCGGCGGTCGCCTCTCGCTCGCCGACATCAAGACCGAACTGACTGACAAGTATGTACCGCTGTCGCAGTGGTCTAAATGGTGGAGCAAAATTCGCCCTGAACTTCTGAAAGACGCACTGATCGGCAATTCTGCGCAGAAAAAAGACGTGATCGAGCTGCATGACACGCCGATCACAACTTCTGAATCGGCGATCGAGCAGTTTCAGGCGGCGCAGGGTTTTGAAGACCGCGTGCAGGCATTTATCGATGTGCTCAAGGCCCCAGAAGAGAACCTCGAAGCCATTGAATTTATCGCTCCTCACTTTCGCGAGACGCTGAAAAGCCTCGACCCAAACACCCGGCTGAAAAGTTTGTGGTTGCTCGAAATGGCAACCGAAGCGCTGGCCGACGACGAGCCGCTTTTCTCTAAGGAGCAGCAGGCTGACATCATTCAGGCCTTCAAGACCCGAACACCCGCAGATCTCGCTGAACTTTATGAAGAAGTGAAGCAGACTGAACTCAAGCGCCACGCCTTGAAATTTGCCAAACGGCACCATAACGAGTGGCGTCGTATCTTTCTCGAAATGCTGTTTGAAACCCCGGTCAAGCTGCATAAGTCGATTATTTCTGACCTTACTGCGGCAAACGCCACCGAAGAGATTTCAGAATTTATTAACCGCCTGAAAAAAGACGTGAAAACAAATGCCGAGGTCTTTCTCTGGACCGTAAAATCAGTGATTGCCGGCCAGCTCGAACTACCCGCAGGCCAGACGCAAGAAGCCCTGCTCGGTCTCTTTCGTATGATGAAGTCGATTCCGAAGATCGAACCGAAGGGCTCGAAGCTGCGCAACAGCGTTCGCGATATTTTCTTCGGCTCGGGCAAAGACGACCTGCTGAACGTGATTTCGCGCGAGGCTAAAGATTCGGTGCGCAGATTCTCTGCCCTGCTAAAAGACGTGCCCTTCTTCAATGACGGTGAAAAAATTCAGATCGTATCGCAGCTGCGTGAACTGAACCCCGCGGCGTTTGCTGAACAAGAAGACGACCACGATCAGACAGAAATCCAAGAAAGCCTTGCAGCACGCCTCGAAAAATCGGGCGGTACAGTGGCAAGTCTCGATGCGATCGAAGCGATGCGCGCAAAACTGGATAACCTAATCAACGTCGAGATACCGAAGAACTCAGAAGAGATCGGCGTCGCGCAGGAAAAAGGCGACCTGCGTGAAAACTCTGAATACAAGGCGGCACTCGAAAACCAGACGATTCTTCAGGCAACAGTCACGCAGCTTGAAGCCGACCTCAAGGCTCTGCAACAGATTACTGCTGAAGATATTGATACCAACGCAGTTTCAATCGGTACGCGGGTGAAACTACGCGATGGCGCGAGCGGCGACATCTTCGTCTACTCGATTCTCGACCAGTGGGATGCAGACGTCGACAAGGGCATTATCTCGTATAAGTCGCCGCTCGGCAAAGTGCTCATGGGTGCGCGCAAAGGTTCGACACAGACCTTTAACGCGCAGAAGCTTGAGATCATCGGTATCGAAAAAGCAATCGACGCCGCAGGCCGCGTGGTCTGAAGTTAGCCATGACCCGCCGCCGAATCACGATACTTGCGAGCCTCACCTGCCTGCTTCTGCTCGGGCAGGTGAATGCACAGGGTAAAACCGGTATCGGCGGCACCGCGTTCGAAATCATGGACAGAGTGTTTCAGCAGCTGCAATACGCCGAAGGACACCAGAAATTGCAGCTGACGATCACGACCCGCGAGGGTAAGTCGGTTGTCTACAAAGCATCGCTGTACCAAAAGCAGAATGCGAGTTTTTTTGTATTCGATTCGATGACCCGCGGCACTGAGCTCAAGCTGCTCTACAACGACCAGGGCCAGAACATCTACGCTTATCTGACGCACGATAAGCGCATGTTCCATAAGAAATATCTTGATCGGTTTGAGAATGTACTTGGGTCAGGGTTTGCGTACATCGACATCGCGAACGCCTCTTTCATCGACAACTACCAACAAAAGATAAAGGGCTCAGAAAAGAATGAAGAGGGCGAATTCACAATCATCGAGAACCTGCCGCTCGACAAGGGCCATTATGGCAAGCTACTGGTATTGGTAGACCCGAAGAAAGACAACCGCGTGCGGCGCATAGATTATTACGATTCGGCGATGGTACTCATGAAAACACTCACACTCACCTATGGCAGTCTTTCGGTGCGTGAAGAGAAAAATCTGACGAAACAGATCGAGTTTCCCA
The sequence above is a segment of the Turneriella parva DSM 21527 genome. Coding sequences within it:
- a CDS encoding monovalent cation:proton antiporter-2 (CPA2) family protein, coding for MDSHSVLSNMLLFMAAAVVAVPLATRLGLGSILGYLIAGAVIGPSGLKLIWNVSDILTLSEFGVVLLLFIIGLELRPGRLWNMRRDIFGFGLMQIIFCMLGIGGALLAYGVSGSALAILSFGSALSSTAFALQLLREKHELNTSYGRAAFAVLLFQDIAVIPVLVAIPFLTTAPATPGHSSPGFLAGLGALAAVLVGGKYLVRPFFRVIVRAESRELFTAASLLMVFSVAALMEHAGFSMAFGTFVAGVLLSESEYRHELEASIEPFKGLLLGLFFMAVGMSIDFSLLLNQPLLVFAAVAALMAIKVVAIYGAGQLFRYDKEASRNIAFLICQGGEFAFVLFKLAAGKNLFTPETAALANVVVAVSLVATPFVFAFNQRFLRSRFAASPWKFDEVPNEGSPVILAGFGRYGQIIGRMLRLNEIDFTALEVDYEQVQTVRKFGSKVYYGDASRLDLLEAAGAANAKIFVLAVDDIEASVEIARIVKQHFPHLKLIARARNRAHAHELIDVGVDDLRRETLASSLETAHVMLRELGFSEKRADQMVRTFRKHDEEMLHAQRKYRDNEKLFVDYSNQAGLQLAEVFRQDAIAEEKD
- a CDS encoding lysophospholipid acyltransferase family protein, whose protein sequence is MWRAYLTNFWLMFLTAVSLPYLLIRFRDNAATSQLMYFYARVGELISGWRFDILGRENIQVEPAVYVFNHQSSLDGLPLGLMKIPRLAIIGKKEVAYIPFIGWAFYLGGNVLIKRGDGKQARGQLDAGVEAITTRRVSIAIFPEGSRNRDQVGFLPFKKGGFVMAIDAQVPVVPVVIESYKRLYDKASGKMRSGTLKARVLPPIATGGMQRQDAQKLTQHVESLMRETYDRLT
- a CDS encoding GreA/GreB family elongation factor, whose amino-acid sequence is MSETETVQETKPAGEAETLEARIQSQFNEEKWTRLSAKDVSISRFKILEQILDEVKKQGKHDLLRSESLNHLGEYESSIAAHYFIGMMALEKNIPDEIVHLKTLLDQFQEASKWAVVDYLSEKMLAVTKTRTILRARANALEKLGKHKEAIPVLEQLAVLDRKNPDIALKYADAIINEDLEKGLQFYKQAAEAFARNLQFEKLKTTWNRLIELLPDDFNFYKKIERILTGHRQREMIAELYVLLANYFIKKEDHDKVMLLSKKILEYNPNFARFKNELIRTYREKYKSHSLLEDFIKYSGLTDTRKSLQSSILNFETNIVFDKGNYVFHRSWGVGKITELNTAEMVIDFKDKKAHKMDIQMALKSLKPLREEHFWVMQFEKPEEMTKLFKEDITAFFKILLQSFGGRLSLADIKTELTDKYVPLSQWSKWWSKIRPELLKDALIGNSAQKKDVIELHDTPITTSESAIEQFQAAQGFEDRVQAFIDVLKAPEENLEAIEFIAPHFRETLKSLDPNTRLKSLWLLEMATEALADDEPLFSKEQQADIIQAFKTRTPADLAELYEEVKQTELKRHALKFAKRHHNEWRRIFLEMLFETPVKLHKSIISDLTAANATEEISEFINRLKKDVKTNAEVFLWTVKSVIAGQLELPAGQTQEALLGLFRMMKSIPKIEPKGSKLRNSVRDIFFGSGKDDLLNVISREAKDSVRRFSALLKDVPFFNDGEKIQIVSQLRELNPAAFAEQEDDHDQTEIQESLAARLEKSGGTVASLDAIEAMRAKLDNLINVEIPKNSEEIGVAQEKGDLRENSEYKAALENQTILQATVTQLEADLKALQQITAEDIDTNAVSIGTRVKLRDGASGDIFVYSILDQWDADVDKGIISYKSPLGKVLMGARKGSTQTFNAQKLEIIGIEKAIDAAGRVV
- a CDS encoding outer membrane lipoprotein-sorting protein, which encodes MTRRRITILASLTCLLLLGQVNAQGKTGIGGTAFEIMDRVFQQLQYAEGHQKLQLTITTREGKSVVYKASLYQKQNASFFVFDSMTRGTELKLLYNDQGQNIYAYLTHDKRMFHKKYLDRFENVLGSGFAYIDIANASFIDNYQQKIKGSEKNEEGEFTIIENLPLDKGHYGKLLVLVDPKKDNRVRRIDYYDSAMVLMKTLTLTYGSLSVREEKNLTKQIEFPIRWDMADVSRGTVSTLEFFSVDKTARLDASLFKKENIEK